The following coding sequences are from one Nicotiana tabacum cultivar K326 chromosome 1, ASM71507v2, whole genome shotgun sequence window:
- the LOC107786691 gene encoding uncharacterized protein LOC107786691 isoform X1, which translates to MGAENQSLNREFGEKGVEKISISDHINGLKCTSTKSESFVVNMESLSHLVEKEINGNSRITLQRNLSRKGSLRGGEKRTNFNAMNEKDTNLMAISPRASLLAANTPEKTAAVTVGTADHRTPDIRNQITAGAATSSVAAANGVTTTESKVGGRRFSFRRSSSPSWTVDPRRILIFFATL; encoded by the exons ATGGGTGCTGAAAACCAAAGCTTAAATAGAGAATTTGGAGAAAAGGGTGTTGAAAAGATCTCTATTTCTGATCATATTAATGGATTAAAGTGCACAAGCACAAAATCAGAGAGCTTTGTTGTGAATATGGAAAGCTTATCTCATCTTGTGGAGAAAGAAATCAatggaaattcaagaattacT ttgCAGAGAAACTTATCAAGAAAGGGTTCATTGCGAGGCGGCGAGAAAAGAACAAACTTCAACGCTATGAATGAGAAAGACACTAACCTAATGGCGATTTCACCAAGAG CATCTTTGCTAGCAGCTAACACTCCTGAAAAGACGGCGGCAGTAACGGTGGGGACAGCCGATCACAGGACACCAGACATACGTAATCAGATCACAGCAGGGGCCGCCACCAGCAGTGTGGCGGCCGCCAACGGTGTTACTACCACCGAGAGCAAAGTTGGTGGCAGGAGATTCAGTTTCAGACGATCTTCTTCCCCTTCTTGGACCGTTGATCCCAGGAGGATACTAATTTTCTTTGCTACCCTGTAA
- the LOC107815559 gene encoding putative pyruvate, phosphate dikinase regulatory protein, chloroplastic — translation MICSSSLVMSSSPSPPASSEASDELTQPQVRKFKTSPQLNRWSRARSIRSGRKLDRSVELRTNSGSPVRGEEEFELPTSPKRGSGSGSESETEGNGGGKSIFMVSDGTGWTAEHAVNAALGQFDYCLVDRVCPVNTHLFSGIDDVEQLMEIIKQAAKEGAMVVYTLADPSMSESARQACKHWGVASTDVLGPITEAIGGHLGVSPSGLPRWAPGREKALSEEYFRRIEAIEFTIKQDDGALPRNLHLADIILTGVSRSGKTPLSIYLAQKGYKVANVPIVMNVDLPKTLFEVNPEKVFALTINPVVLQSIRRARAKTLSFNGEIKTNYCDMDYVKQDLEFAGKIFAQNPVWPVIEVTAKAIEETAVIVLRLYHDRKNRCSMPRISKRY, via the exons atgatttGTTCTTCTAGCTTAGTCATGTCCAGTAGCCCATCTCCTCCGGCGAGTTCTGAAGCTTCCGATGAACTGACTCAGCCACAGGTTCGAAAATTTAAAACTAGTCCTCAGCTAAACCGGTGGTCCAGAGCTCGAAGCATCCGGTCCGGAAGGAAATTAGACCGGTCTGTTGAATTACGCACCAACTCCGGTTCGCCGGTTCGGGGTGAAGAGGAATTTGAGTTGCCTACGTCTCCTAAACGTGGGAGTGGGTCCGGTTCGGAGAGTGAAACGGAGGGTAACGGAGGAGGGAAGTCGATATTTATGGTGTCTGATGGAACTGGATGGACGGCGGAACACGCCGTTAACGCGGCGTTAGGACAGTTTGATTATTGCTTAGTTGATCGGGTTTGTCCTGTGAATACTCACTTGTTCTCTGGG ATTGATGATGTTGAACAATTAATGGAGATAATAAAACAAGCAGCGAAAGAGGGGGCGATGGTCGTCTATACTTTAGCTGATCCTTCTATGTCTGAATCCGCCAGACAAGCATGTAAACACTGGGGTGTAGCGTCTACCGATGTACTGGGGCCAATTACAGAGGCGATTGGTGGCCATCTTGGTGTTTCACCTTCTGGCCTCCCTCGCTGGGCTCCTGGGAGGGAAAAAGCTCTCAGCGAGGAATACTTCCGAAGGATTGAAGCAATTGAATTTACCATAAAGCAAGATGATGGCGCCTTGCCACGAAACCTGCACTTGGCTGATATAATTCTAACGGGTGTTTCACGATCTGGGAAGACACCACTGTCTATTTATCTAGCACAGAAAGGATATAAAGTAGCTAATGTGCCTATTGTCATGAATGTAGACTTGCCCAAGACTCTGTTTGAAGTTAATCCAGAAAAGGTTTTTGCTTTGACCATAAATCCTGTTGTTCTGCAATCCATCAGAAGAGCAAGAGCTAAGACTCTCAGTTTTAATGGAGAAATAAAGACCAACTATTGTGACATGGATTATGTGAAACAAGATTTGGAATTCGCTGGAAAGATTTTTGCGCAAAACCCTGTCTGGCCAGTGATAG AAGTTACAGCTAAAGCTATTGAAGAAACGGCAGTTATTGTTCTAAGACTTTACCATGACAGAAAGAACAGGTGTTCAATGCCAAGAATTTCAAAACGCTATTAA
- the LOC107786691 gene encoding uncharacterized protein LOC107786691 isoform X2, whose amino-acid sequence MGAENQSLNREFGEKGVEKISISDHINGLKCTSTKSESFVVNMESLSHLVEKEINGNSRITLQRNLSRKGSLRGGEKRTNFNAMNEKDTNLMAISPRANTPEKTAAVTVGTADHRTPDIRNQITAGAATSSVAAANGVTTTESKVGGRRFSFRRSSSPSWTVDPRRILIFFATL is encoded by the exons ATGGGTGCTGAAAACCAAAGCTTAAATAGAGAATTTGGAGAAAAGGGTGTTGAAAAGATCTCTATTTCTGATCATATTAATGGATTAAAGTGCACAAGCACAAAATCAGAGAGCTTTGTTGTGAATATGGAAAGCTTATCTCATCTTGTGGAGAAAGAAATCAatggaaattcaagaattacT ttgCAGAGAAACTTATCAAGAAAGGGTTCATTGCGAGGCGGCGAGAAAAGAACAAACTTCAACGCTATGAATGAGAAAGACACTAACCTAATGGCGATTTCACCAAGAG CTAACACTCCTGAAAAGACGGCGGCAGTAACGGTGGGGACAGCCGATCACAGGACACCAGACATACGTAATCAGATCACAGCAGGGGCCGCCACCAGCAGTGTGGCGGCCGCCAACGGTGTTACTACCACCGAGAGCAAAGTTGGTGGCAGGAGATTCAGTTTCAGACGATCTTCTTCCCCTTCTTGGACCGTTGATCCCAGGAGGATACTAATTTTCTTTGCTACCCTGTAA